A region of Culicoides brevitarsis isolate CSIRO-B50_1 chromosome 1, AGI_CSIRO_Cbre_v1, whole genome shotgun sequence DNA encodes the following proteins:
- the LOC134838363 gene encoding probable cytochrome P450 9f2 — protein sequence MLSFLISLLFCQTTIYVIIIFSLLYYWATKNNDFFEKRGIVYLKPVPFFGNLWSIMSHQKNFWEHYLSIYNQFKDVGMFGSFEFTRPILMIRDPDLVKQICIKDFDSFVNHRVSIDQDVDPIFGGNLFVIKDAKWKLMRNIMSPAFTGTKMRFLFSSIRDSLCNTTDYLVNEAKKTNGIYEFEARDLFTRCSVDVIASAAFGIEVNSIKDKTNEFYDKGYKMADFTKFSRTMRFFVYLTWPKLGAFLRLKILEDEYTSFFKTCLLDVMQERQVNKTSRPDFVQILLQAKTKGKIEVEKGEENEYFVGNEPLKHDWSDNDFVAQSVIFFLAGFETATTLFNYMAYELAINEDIQERLLQEIDDVLEQLGDKPIDYETIMQMKYLDMVIQESLRKHPPNIGVDRVANKPYTLEDKTGQKIQLQSGDAVFLSTVGFHHDTRFWENPSKFDPERFNDENKHKIDQGVFMPFGIGPRQCIGNRFALMEAKILFFTFLSKFKLVAYEKTPIPLEYKKGTFGTYAKNGIWLHFKTRK from the coding sequence atgttatcatttttaatttcgttgCTTTTTTGCCAAACGACAATTTATGTAATTATCATATTTAGTCTGTTGTATTATTGGGCAACGAAGAATAAtgactttttcgaaaaacgtgGCATAGTGTATCTGAAACCTGTTCCGTTTTTCGGAAATCTTTGGTCAATAATGTCgcatcaaaaaaacttttgggaACATTATCTCTCAATTTACAATCAATTCAAGGATGTCGGAATGTTTGGATCATTTGAGTTTACACGCCCAATTCTCATGATTCGCGACCCAGATTTGGTGAAGCAAATTTGTATCAAggattttgacagttttgttAATCATCGTGTCTCGATCGATCAAGATGTCGATCCAATATTTGgaggaaatttatttgtcaTCAAAGATGCTAAATGGAAGTTGATGCGAAACATCATGAGTCCCGCTTTTACAGGCACAAAAATGCGTTTCTTATTTTCGTCGATTCGCGATTCTTTGTGCAATACAACGGATTATTTGGTGAACGAAGCGAAGAAGACAAATGGGATTTATGAGTTTGAAGCGAGAGATTTGTTTACGCGATGCAGTGTTGATGTCATTGCATCTGCTGCTTTTGGCATCGAAGTGAACTCAATTAAGGATAAAACGAACGAATTTTACGATAAAGGATATAAAATGGCggattttaccaaattttcaagaacaatgagattttttgtgtatctCACATGGCCCAAATTGGGAGCTTTTCTTCGTCTCAAAATATTGGAAGACGAATATACGTCTTTCTTCAAGACATGCCTCCTTGATGTGATGCAAGAAAGACAAGTTAACAAAACATCAAGACCCGATTTCGTTCAAATTCTGTTGCAGGCAAAGACAAAGGGAAAAATTGAAGTAGAAAAAGGCGAAGAAAACGAATATTTTGTTGGAAATGAACCTTTGAAGCACGATTGGAGTGACAATGATTTCGTCGCACAAAGCGTAATTTTCTTCCTTGCTGGCTTCGAAACAGCTACAACATTGTTCAACTACATGGCGTATGAATTAGCGATTAATGAAGATATTCAAGAGAGACTTTTGCAAGAAATTGACGATGTTCTTGAGCAACTTGGCGATAAACCAATCGATTACGAGACAATTATGCAAATGAAATATTTGGATATGGTAATTCAGGAAAGTTTGAGAAAACATCCTCCCAATATTGGCGTTGATCGTGTCGCGAACAAACCGTATACTTTGGAAGACAAAACcggacaaaaaattcaacttcaaTCGGGAGATGCAGTTTTTCTGTCAACTGTTGGATTTCATCATGACACTCGTTTTTGggaaaatccttcaaaattcGATCCTGAACGTTTCAATGACgagaataaacataaaattgatCAAGGAGTTTTCATGCCGTTTGGAATTGGACCTCGACAATGCATTGGAAATAGATTCGCATTAATGGaggctaaaattttattttttacttttttgagcaaatttaaaCTTGTTGCATACGAAAAGACGCCCATTCCATTGGAATACAAAAAAGGAACTTTTGGTACATATGCTAAAAATGGAATTTGgttacattttaaaacaagaaaataa
- the LOC134838365 gene encoding homeobox protein SIX2 — MDSSGLSPLGDLDSSSGGSEGTIPGYLSTSVSHSHQQGLYVNGLNNRDNLTPPVRSLFFSEKCQEFNALAANDKEFDKKFIENNYQHIKMQSENNNTYLHGPMTHSITPPNVLSSSNDIENSANRRYLNFSPDQVQCMCEALQQKGDIDKLASFLFSLPPTELMRNNESVLRARALVAYHKGMFHELYSLLETHYFSPKFHTELQSLWFKAHYREAEKVRGRALGAVDKYRLRKKYPLPKTIWDGEETVYCFKEKSRNALKDCYTRNRYPTPDEKKTLAKKTGLTLTQVSNWFKNRRQRDRTPQSRTDLMMPMLPVSPSMDSGFARSLFNSSYHGSHGYIGGNCQNDKYSEGMFVGQ, encoded by the exons atggaTTCTTCAGGATTATCTCCATTGGGAGACTTAGATTCAAGTTCAGGCGGCTCAGAAGGCACAATTCCGGGATATTTATCAACTTCAGTATCACATTCGCATCAGCAAGGATTATATGTTAATG GTCTAAACAATCGAGACAACTTGACTCCGCCTGTACGTTCATTGTTTTTCTCGGAAAAATGTCAGGAATTTAATGCATTAGCAGCGAACGATAaagaatttgacaaaaaatttatcgaaaataattatcaacaCATTAAAATGCAGTC AGAAAACAACAACACATACTTACATGGACCCATGACTCATAGTATAACACCTCCGAATGTTCTTTCTTCATCAAATGACATCGAAAATAGTGCGAATCGACGATATTTGAACTTTAGTCCCGATCAGGTGCAATGCATGTGCGAGGCACTCCAACAAAAGGGCGATATTGATAAATTAGCTTCCTTTTTGTTCAGTTTGCCTCCCACAGAGTTGATGCGAAACAACGAAAGTGTGCTGAG agcAAGAGCGTTAGTTGCATATCACAAAGGAATGTTTCACGAGTTGTACAGCCTATTAGAGACTCATTATTTCTCGCCCAAATTCCATACCGAACTTCAATCACTGTGGTTCAAAGCACATTACAGAGAAGCGGAAAAAGTTCGAGGAAGAGCTTTGGGAGCTGTCGACAAATATCGCTTACGCAAGAAATATCCGTTACCAAAAACCATATGGGATGGCGAAGAAACTGTTTATTGTTTCAAGGAAAAAAGTAGGAATGCACTAAAAGATTGTTACACGAGAAATCGGTATCCAACGCCAGATGAGAAGAAAACATTAGCTAAAAAGACAGGGCTCACGCTGACACAAGTCTCGAATTGGTTTAAGAATCGAAGACAAAGAGATCGAACACCCCAATCAAGAAC GGACTTGATGATGCCAATGTTGCCCGTTAGCCCATCGATGGATTCGGGATTTGCACGCTCGTTATTCAACAGTTCATATCACGGTAGTCACGGATATATTGGAGGAAATTGccaaaatgacaaatattcaGAAGGCATGTTTGTTGGTCAATAG
- the LOC134838364 gene encoding probable cytochrome P450 9f2, whose protein sequence is MWESILTVIVTTIVICVSFYHVVTKNNGYFKERGVVFVKPTFFLGSLASAITKKKSYMEVYIEILKNHPEQGFVGIFDFLKPLYILKDPELIKQVCIKDGDNFLDHRFTVDPSVEPIVGRNLFAIKGNRWRKMRKVLSPAFSLAKMRFMFQLIRECAERTVAYVDLHENSFEFEAVDFLSRFSNDIIATTAFGLEVNSLKDPKNDFYKHGRIISCLATVLFTLKFILSNTLPWIMKSLKITILDKESVTFFRNIILKTLHERENTKISRPDLIHLLLEAKNKGRILEENETEEIFEKTSNLIDWTEDDFVAQCLVFFMAGFETSSMTMTFMSYELALNKNIQNRLHEEIITAWDNLGDRHPTYEDINKLKYLDMVLSETLRKWTPVTGVDRVCSSPYVLEDSSGQSVTLNVGDAVFIPLIALHHDPNFFAEPEKFDPERFSDENKDAIVSGAYLPFGIGPRYCIGNRFGSMEIKTFFFYMLRKYEIDFVKETENSIKVKLGSFNVTPANDLHLKYRLRR, encoded by the exons ATGTGGGAATCGATATTAACAGTGATAGTTACAACTATCGTCATTTGTGTCTCCTTCTATCATgttgtcacaaaaaataatggttATTTCAAGGAACGAGGCGTCGTGTTTGTGAAACCAACATTTTTCTTGGGATCTCTTGCTTCTGCGATaaccaagaaaaaaagttacatggAAGTGTACATtgaaatccttaaaaatcaTCCTGAACAAGGTTTTGTGGGAATTTTCGACTTTCTAAAACCTCTCTACATTTTGAAAGATCCTGAACTCATTAAACAg gtttgcATCAAAGACGGTGACAATTTCCTCGATCATCGTTTCACAGTAGATCCCTCTGTTGAACCAATTGTCGGAAGAAATCTCTTTGCCATCAAAGGAAATCGTTGGCGAAAAATGCGAAAAGTTCTTTCGCCGGCATTCAGTTTGGCAAAAATGCGTTTTATGTTCCAACTAATTCGCGAATGTGCTGAAAGAACCGTTGCTTATGTAGATTTGCACGAAAATAGTTTTGAATTTGAAGCAGTTGATTTCTTGAGTCGTTTTTCAAATGATATTATTGCAACAACTGCCTTTGGATTGGAAGTAAACTCGCTGAAAGAtcccaaaaatgatttttacaaaCATGGAAGGATAATTTCTTGTTTGGCAACTGTTTTGTTCACGCTGAAATTTATTCTGTCAAATACTTTGCCTTGGATAATGAAATCGctgaaaattacaattttggaTAAGGAATCGGTAACGTTTTTccgaaatataattttgaaaactttgcaTGAAcgtgaaaatacaaaaatttcgagGCCTGATTTGATTCATTTGCTGCttgaggcaaaaaataaaggtcgaattttagaagaaaatgaaacggaagaaatttttgaaaaaacttcgaACTTAATTGATTGGACTGAGGATGATTTCGTTGCTCAGtgtcttgtattttttatggCGGGATTCGAAACGAGTAGCATGACAATGACATTCATGTCTTATGAATTAGCTCTcaataaaaacattcaaaatcgTTTGCATGAAGAAATAATAACAGCTTGGGATAATTTAGGAGATCGTCATCCAACGTATGAAgacatcaataaattaaagtacTTAGATATGGTTTTATCAG AAACTCTTCGAAAATGGACTCCCGTTACAGGCGTTGATCGAGTATGCTCATCTCCATACGTTCTCGAAGATTCCTCGGGACAAAGTGTAACACTGAATGTTGGCGATGCCGTTTTTATTCCGCTTATTGCACTCCATCACGatcccaatttttttgctgaaccTGAGAAATTTGATCCCGAAAGGTTTTCTGATGAGAATAAAGATGCAATTGTTTCAGGAGCATATTTACCGTTTGGTATTGGGCCTCGTTATTGTATTGGAAATCGTTTTGGatcaatggaaattaaaactttcttcttttatatgttgcgaaaatatgaaattgacTTTGTGAAAGAaacagaaaattcaattaaagttaaattggGCTCTTTTAACGTTACACCCGCAAATGATTTGCATTTGAAATATCGTTTAAGAAgataa
- the LOC134838362 gene encoding probable cytochrome P450 9f2: MNLLGSLFTFVLSLPGVLVVTALTVLYYWRIWHNGIFKRRGIAHRTPSIWFGHVNDLMLRKVTFFESFRKNYFDMQDESVSGFMQIVTPMLIVRDVELIREITVKKFDHFLNHVLSEVPDVDKLFSKSLFTMKDQKWKVTRNMISPAFTGSKMRTMFKLMHDCALGTVESLKEQAKGTEVTIEIKDLFNRYCNDTIATTIFGLEVNSIKEKENEFFLMGKKLTTFDSVASMKFFFIFIVPKLFKLFRINLLDIKASNYFIDLVKDTIQYRIDNNIVRPDMINMYIENQKGVQSTDKELDNEYVVKGDDTEEIISKKWDLDEFVTQCVVFFFAGFETAATWFMFMAYELALNQEVQDKLLAEIDEANKLHGDKPITYEYLQSMKYFDCVVQETLRLWPVNIANDRRCTKDCTLVDSKGKAHEFKEGDFISLPVIGLQRDPKYYEDADKFVPERWLPENKDKINPYTFLTFGIGPRMCIGNRFVMMEGKCIFYNLLSKFRIERSEKTQVPVQFKKNTFAMIPEKGMWLKLSLRN, from the exons ATGAACCTGTTAGGTTcactttttacttttgtgtTATCTCTGCCCGGCGTACTTGTCGTCACTGCACTCACCGTCTTATACTATTGGCGAATTTGGCATAATGGAATCTTTAAACGTCGCGGAATTGCACACAGAACGCCAAGTATTTGGTTTGGGCACGTAAATGACTTGATGTTGCGAAAAGTTACCTTTTTCGAGTCGTTTCGAAAGAATTATTTCGATATGCAAGACGAAAGTGTTTCGGGTTTTATGCAAATTGTGACACCTATGTTAATTGTGCGCGATGTCGAACTGATAAGAGAGATAACTGTGAagaaatttgatcattttttgaatcacGTATTGAGCGAAGTACCTGATGTTGACAAACTTTTTTCCAAATCTTTGTTCACGATGAAAGATCAAAAATGGAAAGTGACAAGAAACATGATTTCGCCGGCTTTTACGGGCTCAAAGATGAGAACGATGTTTAAATTGATGCACGATTGCGCCCTTGGAACAGTTGAATCGCTCAAGGAACAAGCGAAAGGCACAGAAGTGACAATTGAGATCAAAGATTTGTTCAACAGATACTGCAATGATACAATTGCAACAACAATTTTCGGTTTAGAAGTCAATTCCATCAAAGAAAAAGAGAATGAATTCTTTTTAATGGGCAAAAAACTAACGACATTTGATTCCGTAGCATCTATGAAATTCTTTTTCATCTTTATTGtaccaaaattattcaaattattcagAATTAATTTGCTCGACATCAAAGCTTCCaattattttatcgatttagTTAAAGACACGATCCAATATCGCATCGATAATAATATTGTGCGACCCGATATGATCAATATGTatattgaaaatcaaaaaggcGTTCAAAGTACTGATAAGGAACTCGATAATGAGTATGTAGTCAAGGGCGACGATACAGAAGAGATCATTTCGAAAA aatgggaTTTGGATGAATTTGTTACTCAGTGCGTCGTTTTCTTTTTCGCGGGCTTCGAAACAGCTGCTACATGGTTCATGTTTATGGCATACGAACTCGCTCTAAACCAAGAAGTTCAGGATAAGTTACTGGCCGAAATTGACGAAGCAAATAAACTTCATGGCGACAAACCCATCACGTATGAATATCTCCAAAGTATGAAATACTTTGACTGCGTAGTTCAAG AAACACTTCGTTTGTGGCCCGTTAACATCGCAAACGATCGTCGTTGTACGAAAGACTGCACTCTCGTCGACTCAAAAGGCAAAGCGCACGAATTCAAAGAAGGAGATTTCATTAGTTTACCCGTTATTGGATTGCAACGAGATCCAAAATATTACGAAGACGCAGATAAATTCGTGCCGGAGAGATGGTTGCCCGAAAACAAAGACAAAATTAATCCCTATACATTTTTGACGTTCGGTATTGGGCCAAGAATGTGCATCGGAAATCGTTTCGTCATGATGGAGGGAAAATGTATCTTTTACAATCTCTTGAGCAAATTTAGAATTGAGAGAAGTGAAAAAACGCAAGTTCCCGTgcaatttaagaaaaacacATTTGCAATGATCCCCGAAAAAGGAATGTGGCTTAAATTATCTTTACGGAATTGA